A DNA window from Ictalurus punctatus breed USDA103 chromosome 11, Coco_2.0, whole genome shotgun sequence contains the following coding sequences:
- the LOC108271621 gene encoding odorant receptor 131-2-like, whose amino-acid sequence MAMLVWLALSILNGTMTSTFFRHSFFYEDPRYIMFIYMVINDAVQLTLVTGLYVVSYAFSKILVSACCPFIMTAVLTTRSTPLILAGMAIERYISICFPLHYGYMCTVQRTIWIIGVILVLSIAPPLTDLFITLAKEPASFFESFIFCDHSLLFRDRSIYYKNCAFDSVYFSFVFLSLLYTYFKIMLTARAASTDLVSVKKARNTVLLHGVQLLLCMLAFVVPSMQTPLIHLFPQYGLEIRYINFLLVYIIPRFMSPMIYGVRDEKFRIYWIRYLLHMVKRVKTTEYLPQQPK is encoded by the exons ATGGCCATGCTAGTGTGGCTGGCCCTCAGCATCCTCAATGGTACCATGACATCCACGTTCTTTAGACACAGCTTTTTCTACGAGGACCCACGctacataatgtttatttacatgGTCATTAATGATGCAGTCCAGCTGACACTTGTAACAGGTCTGTATGTG GTGAGTTATGCTTTCTCCAAGATCCTGGTTTCTGCCTGTTGCCCATTTATCATGACCGCTGTTCTGACGACACGCTCTACGCCCCTCATCCTTGCCGGGATGGCAATCGAGCGCTACATCTCCATTTGCTTTCCCCTCCATTATGGGTACATGTGCACAGTGCAGCGCACCATCTGGATCATTGGGGTTATCCTTGTTTTAAGTATTGCACCCCCCCTCACAGACCTCTTTATAACACTTGCCAAGGAGCCTGCATCCTTTTTTGAAAGCTTTATCTTCTGTGACCATTCACTGCTTTTTCGTGATCGCTCCATCTACTACAAAAACTGTGCTTTTGACAGTGTCTATTTTTCCTTTGTCTTTTTGAGCTTGCTTTACACATACTTCAAGATCATGTTGACAGCACGAGCAGCCTCCACTGACCTGGTGTCTGTGAAAAAGGCACGGAACACGGTGCTGCTTCATGGTGTGCAGCTGCTACTCTGCATGCTGGCTTTTGTGGTGCCATCCATGCAGACTCCTCTAATCCACTTGTTTCCACAGTATGGTCTGGAGATACGCTACATTAACTTTCTGCTGGTCTACATTATCCCACGCTTCATGAGCCCTATGATCTATGGGGTCAGAGATGAGAAATTCAGAATATATTGGATTAGATACCTACTCCATATGGTCAAAAGGGTGAAAACTACTGAATACTTACCTCAACAACCAAAGTGA